One part of the Nymphaea colorata isolate Beijing-Zhang1983 chromosome 8, ASM883128v2, whole genome shotgun sequence genome encodes these proteins:
- the LOC116258666 gene encoding beta-xylosidase/alpha-L-arabinofuranosidase 1-like has translation MGCSCSNGAILMVVLLVVVLLGVAGVPSVLGQSPVFACDAGKSPSVSSFGFCDASLGIDERVKDLVGRLTLDEKVGFLVNKAGAVSRLGIPAYEWWSEALHGVSYVGPGTHFSSQLVPGATSFPMVILSAASFNASLWEAMGKVVSTEARAMYNVGLAGLTYWSPNINVFRDPRWGRGQETPGEDPLLTGKYAVHYVRGLQQTDGGDPNRLKVAACCKHYTAYDVDNWKGIQRYTFNAQVTKQDMDDTFQPPFKSCVIDGQVASVMCSYNKVNGIPTCADPDLLAGTVRGDWKLDGYIVSDCDSVDVLYNSQHYTKTPEEAAAKSIMAGLDLNCGKFLGQYTMGAVKAGILNESAVNTAIANNFRVLMRLGFFDGDPSKQPYGNLGPKDVCTPQNQELAAEAARQGIVLLKNSKGSLPLSASSIKSLAVIGPNANVTKTMIGNYEGVPCKYVTPLQGLSAYTSTVYQPGCLSAWCPPNNFQPDAAVKAASAADATVLVVGADQSVEAEGRDRVDLTLPGQQQQLVSQVADASKGPVILVIMSGGPFDISFAKASDKISSILWVGYPGEKGGSAIADVIFGKYNPSGRLPVTWYPQSFADKVPMTNMNMRPDPSTGYPGRTYRFYTGDTIYLFGDGLSYTQFNHRLVRAPKLVSLALESGHPCLSQNCKDVDMAENMCQDLAFDVHLSVQNVGQMHGSHTVFLFFTPPSYTGSSPKKQLLGFEKVFVGSKSAELVRFRVDVCKDLSTVSELGERKLQLGSHILHIGSLRHSLSVSV, from the exons ATGGGTTGTTCTTGCTCCAATGGCGCTATCTTGATGGTggtgttgttggtggtggtgctTCTAGGGGTCGCCGGAGTCCCTTCTGTGTTGGGACAGAGTCCGGTGTTTGCCTGTGATGCGGGCAAGAGCCCAAGTGTGAGTTCATTTGGTTTCTGTGATGCGTCGCTGGGGATAGATGAGAGGGTGAAGGACTTGGTCGGAAGGCTGACATTGGACGAGAAAGTTGGGTTCTTGGTGAACAAGGCAGGGGCTGTTTCTAGGCTTGGGATTCCTGCTTATGAATGGTGGTCTGAGGCCTTACATGGCGTCTCCTATGTTGGTCCAGGAACCCATTTTTCTAGCCAGCTTGTTCCTGGAGCTACCAGCTTCCCCATGGTCATTCTTTCTGCTGCTTCTTTTAACGCTTCCCTGTGGGAAGCAATGGGAAAG GTCGTCTCAACAGAAGCTCGAGCCATGTATAATGTCGGATTAGCAGGACTGACATATTGGAGTCCAAATATTAATGTATTCAGAGATCCAAGATGGGGCAGGGGACAGGAAACCCCAGGTGAAGATCCTTTACTTACTGGTAAATATGCCGTCCACTATGTCAGAGGATTGCAGCAGACGGATGGGGGGGATCCAAATAGGCTCAAAGTTGCTGCCTGCTGCAAACATTATACAGCATACGATGTCGACAATTGGAAGGGGATTCAGCGGTACACCTTCAATGCTCAG GTAACTAAACAAGACATGGATGATACATTTCAGCCTCCATTCAAGAGCTGCGTGATTGATGGGCAAGTTGCCAGTGTCATGTGTTCTTATAATAAAGTAAATGGTATCCCAACATGTGCTGATCCAGACCTCCTAGCTGGAACTGTGAGAGGAGACTGGAAACTTGACGG ATACATCGTTTCTGACTGTGATTCCGTTGATGTGCTATATAATTCTCAACACTACACCAAGACTCCAGAGGAAGCCGCCGCAAAAAGCATAATGGCAG GATTGGATCTTAACTGCGGAAAATTCCTTGGCCAATATACAATGGGGGCTGTGAAGGCTGGAATCTTGAACGAGTCGGCCGTTAACACCGCCATTGCTAACAACTTCAGGGTGCTGATGCGACTAGGATTTTTTGATGGGGATCCAAGCAAGCAGCCTTATGGTAATTTGGGTCCAAAAGATGTGTGCACTCCCCAGAACCAGGAATTAGCAGCAGAAGCTGCAAGACAGGGCATAGTTTTGCTTAAGAACAGTAAAGGATCACTCCCACTGTCGGCATCATCAATCAAATCCCTGGCTGTGATCGGACCAAATGCAAATGTCACCAAAACCATGATAGGAAACTATGAAG GCGTTCCTTGCAAGTATGTTACTCCTCTTCAAGGGCTCTCTGCTTACACTTCAACCGTCTACCAACCTGGTTGTCTCAGTGCATGGTGTCCACCCAACAACTTCCAACCTGATGCTGCAGTAAAGGCGGCTTCAGCTGCAGATGCCACAGTCTTAGTCGTCGGTGCAGATCAATCTGTCGAGGCCGAGGGCCGCGACAGGGTCGACCTGACGCTTCCTGGCCAGCAGCAGCAGCTCGTTTCCCAGGTCGCCGATGCTTCAAAAGGCCCCGTAATTCTTGTCATCATGTCCGGCGGGCCGTTCGACATTTCCTTCGCAAAAGCTTCGGACAAAATCAGCAGCATCCTTTGGGTGGGATATCCCGGAGAGAAGGGAGGAAGTGCCATTGCTGATGTCATTTTCGGAAAGTATAATCCAA GTGGAAGACTCCCAGTGACATGGTACCCTCAGTCATTTGCAGACAAAGTTCCAATGACAAACATGAACATGAGGCCTGATCCTTCAACAGGATACCCGGGCCGGACTTACCGGTTCTACACAGGTGACACAATCTATTTGTTTGGTGATGGATTGAGCTATACACAGTTCAATCACCGCCTGGTTCGCGCACCCAAGCTCGTCTCTCTGGCGCTTGAAAGTGGACACCCCTGCCTCTCCCAGAACTGCAAAGATGTAGACATGGCTGAGAACATGTGCCAAGATTTGGCCTTCGACGTTCACCTTAGTGTGCAGAACGTTGGACAGATGCACGGAAGCCATACAGTGTTCCTCTTCTTTACTCCGCCTTCATACACAGGAAGCTCACCCAAGAAGCAGCTTCTTGGATTCGAGAAGGTTTTCGTGGGGTCTAAAAGCGCAGAGCTGGTTCGTTTTCGTGTGGATGTATGCAAGGACTTAAGCACAGTCAGTGAACTCGGCGAGAGAAAGCTGCAGCTGGGTTCGCATATTCTTCATATTGGTAGCTTGAGGCATTCTTTGAGTGTGAGTGTGTGA
- the LOC116259679 gene encoding developmentally-regulated G-protein 3, whose translation MATIMQKIKDIEDEMARTQKNKATAHHLGLLKAKLAKLRRELLAPPSKGGGGGAGEGFDVTKSGDSRVGLVGFPSVGKSTLLNKLTGTFSEVASYEFTTLTCIPGVISYRGAKIQLLDLPGIIEGAKDGKGRGRQVISTARTCNCILIVLDAIKPITHKRLIEKELEGFGIRLNKEPPNLTFRKKDKGGISLTSTVATSHLDLETVKAICGEYRIHNADISLRYDATVDDLIDVIEGSRIYTPCIYVVNKIDQITVEELEILDKLPHYCPVSAHLEWNLDGLLEKIWEYLDLTRIYTKPKGMNPDYDDPVILSSKRRTVEDFCTRIHKDMVKQFKYALVWGSSVKHKPQRVGKEHELEDEDVVQIIKKV comes from the exons ATGGCGACCATCATGCAGAAAATCAAGGATATTGAAGACgag ATGGCAAGGACACAAAAGAATAAAGCTACCGCCCATCATCTCGGTTTACTAAAG GCTAAACTTGCAAAGCTACGAAGGGAGCTCCTAGCACCTCCGTCAaaaggtggtggtggtggtgctgggGAAGGTTTTGATGTTACAAAAAGTGGAGATTCTCGAGTTGGCCTGGTTGGATTTCCTTCAGTTGGAAAATCAACCTTGCTTAATAAATTAACTGGTACTTTTTCGGAG GTTGCATCTTATGAATTTACCACACTAACTTGCATTCCAGGTGTGATTAGTTACAGAGGTGCCAAAATTCAG CTATTGGATCTCCCTGGTATTATTGAAGGTGCAAAGGATGGcaagggaagaggaagacag GTGATCAGCACTGCAAGGACATGCAACTGTATCTTGATTGTCCTTGATGCCATAAAGCCAATAACTCACAAGCGTCTGATAGAGAAAGAACTTGAAGGATTTGGCATAAG ATTAAACAAGGAGCCACCAAATTTGACCTTCAGGAAGAAGGATAAGGGTGGAATAAGTCTCACATCAACAGTTGCAACCTCCCATCTGGACCTCGAAACTGTGAAAGCCATCTGTGGGGAATATAGAATTCATAATGCTGATATCTCTCTTCGCTATGATGCTACTGTTGATGACCTTATAGATGTAATTGAGGGTAGCAGAATATATACACCTTGCATTTATGTTGTTAACAAGATTGACCAAATAACTGTTGAGGAGTTAGAGATCTTGGACAAACTTCCTCATTATTGTCCTGTGAG TGCACACCTAGAATGGAATCTTGATGGTCTACTTGAGAAGATATGGGAATATCTAGACTTGACTCGCAtatatacaaaaccaaaagGGATGAATCCAGACTATGATGACCCTGTAATCTTGTCATCTAAGAGAAGGACCGTGGAGGACTTCTGCACTAGAATCCACAAAGATATGGTGAAGCAATTCAAATA TGCGTTGGTTTGGGGATCTAGTGTGAAGCACAAGCCGCAAAGGGTTGGCAAG GAACATGAGCTTGAAGATGAGGACGTTGTTCAGATAATTAAGAAGGTTTAA